In Leptolyngbyaceae cyanobacterium, one genomic interval encodes:
- a CDS encoding HAD family phosphatase: protein MLSAILFDLDGTLVNTDPLHFRAWQEILREYELEIDTAFYQTRISGRLNPVIVQDILPHLSLEEGEILAENKEARFRELALLLQPLAGLDRLLFWIKEQGLKVALVTNAPRKNVDFMLSVLKLKETFPTVILAEDLKAGKPDPAPYQFALELLNLHPEDAIAFEDSPSGIRSSVGAGIFTIAIASTHDHLILEKAGANKVIVDFTDEFLADFLNTKIGNLTVS from the coding sequence ATGCTTTCAGCAATATTATTTGATTTAGATGGAACGCTAGTTAATACTGACCCTTTGCATTTTAGAGCTTGGCAGGAAATTTTAAGAGAGTACGAATTAGAAATTGATACGGCATTTTATCAAACTAGAATTAGCGGTCGTCTCAATCCTGTTATCGTGCAAGATATTCTGCCCCATCTTTCATTAGAAGAAGGGGAAATATTAGCAGAAAATAAGGAAGCTCGATTTCGAGAACTAGCACTATTATTACAACCTTTGGCAGGACTCGATCGCTTACTTTTTTGGATAAAAGAACAAGGGTTAAAAGTAGCGCTGGTAACTAACGCGCCTCGGAAAAACGTTGATTTTATGCTATCGGTTTTAAAGTTAAAAGAAACTTTTCCTACTGTAATTTTGGCGGAAGACTTGAAAGCTGGTAAACCCGACCCCGCGCCTTATCAGTTCGCTTTAGAACTGTTGAACCTTCATCCAGAAGACGCGATCGCATTTGAAGATTCTCCTTCCGGAATTCGTTCCTCTGTAGGAGCGGGTATTTTTACGATCGCAATTGCCTCTACTCACGATCATTTGATTTTAGAAAAAGCCGGAGCAAACAAGGTTATTGTAGATTTTACCGATGAATTTTTGGCAGATTTTTTAAATACAAAAATAGGAAATTTAACTGTTTCATAA
- a CDS encoding class I SAM-dependent methyltransferase — translation MLVLESSLQNRNSRNRVGTMVEKILNRKEKIFDLWSFSYDWLFPSVFYQAVHLRLLEYVNLPENPEVLDLGCGTGQLLNRLATKYPDLRGKGLDLSAQMIRQARQRNCHRPRLIYIKGNAAELPFAERQFDAVFNTLSFLHYPLPEQVFQEVSRVLRPNGKFYLVDITTLKRAESHLNPVTVMPGNIRFYSSQSRENLGKQAGLRCLGHYYLLGLVMLTIFAK, via the coding sequence TTGTTAGTCTTAGAAAGCTCACTACAAAATAGAAATAGTAGAAATAGAGTCGGGACAATGGTTGAAAAAATACTAAATAGAAAAGAAAAAATATTCGATCTTTGGTCATTTTCTTATGATTGGCTGTTTCCTTCCGTGTTTTATCAAGCCGTTCACCTTAGATTATTAGAATATGTAAATTTACCAGAAAATCCGGAAGTTCTAGATCTGGGATGCGGAACCGGACAACTACTCAATCGTTTAGCAACTAAATACCCTGATTTGCGAGGTAAGGGACTGGATTTATCAGCGCAAATGATTCGCCAAGCTCGTCAGCGAAATTGTCATCGTCCGCGTCTTATTTATATTAAAGGTAACGCCGCCGAACTTCCTTTTGCCGAGCGCCAATTCGATGCCGTTTTTAATACTTTAAGTTTTTTACACTATCCTTTACCAGAGCAAGTTTTCCAAGAAGTAAGTCGAGTTTTGCGCCCAAATGGAAAGTTTTATTTAGTTGATATTACTACGCTTAAAAGAGCGGAATCTCATCTTAATCCTGTAACTGTTATGCCCGGTAATATCCGATTTTATAGTTCTCAAAGTCGCGAAAATTTAGGAAAACAAGCAGGATTGCGTTGTTTGGGCCATTACTATTTGTTAGGATTAGTTATGTTGACAATATTTGCCAAATAG
- a CDS encoding plasmid replication protein, CyRepA1 family has protein sequence MAETVDSSSELDILPMRPSSLDPKHYQELVRSSGIDSHLARLNFISLKGIAAYEYLFISDRIPRANTGQVSQWWLRRYTHCTQGGWWCSGLDPLNNWHEMEWGCYKPNCPRQTEEDKLIKYEHPPCTPTRIFCLRVTLDIWRQIADRYHFPIPENIVITEQGEAVGFWQWVIEKNIPIIICEGAKKAATLLSNGYAAFAIPGITSGYRVTKDIKGRVICRNLIPEFAVFTESLRTFYICFDYETQPNKVKAVNHAIAQLGELLEEQNCPVKVIRLPGLEKGIDDFIVARGNQAFEVVYQASLDLETDLVKTKPHTELTYTPTLTFNRRYLEKLPFPESGLVGVKSAKGTGKTSALLPLVAEAKKRDRPVLLLTHRIQLGRFLCEKIGINWGINRREALPMPHAPCLIPQSIGLCLDSIWKLNPEQWQGAIVILDEIEQSLWHLLNSDTCQEKRIKILKVFQQLITTVLQTDGLVIAQDADLSDISLDYLKGLAGIEINPWVTVNEWKPENGWDVTFYDTPNPTLLIHQLELDLIAGKKCYVTTDSRSGRYSCETIESYIKQRLEQLLNKYPKTLVVSSQTTTTPDREAMNFIENINTKCSNYDAVFVTPSLGTGVSIDVKHFDRVYGIFQGVIPDSEARQALARVRANVPRIIWCAKRGVGLIGSGSKNYRVLSYWYQENHQENLALLSPFYKVNVDLPLAYDPIHLRTWAKLAARVNASITLYRQSMLEGLIAEGHLVNAIGNHFPKERIRQLRMAFLATPANNGELRKKLILDIFELQKEFDRKNKNSQATKEQMKKIRRQMELNLAEAVANAPDINEIEYKNLLAKPSPSDEERNKLHKYFLKQRYGVEVTPQLKLLDDRGYYDRLLTHYYLIHDGEYFRNEDWHEWNNKLEIGDGKVFLPDLKTHTLKIEALLALGIPNLLDPQRKFTANDSDLLELKQRTLLCSKHIKRALGINIPMEKNGEVSPIKILGLLLKLLALDIKRTQLVIAKGIQPLDVYQINPETLNDGRDRIFEFWQSRDAMKIKNLLVASAINLYQELTKISEVKLENSCSHVQPDSEKYRIPVVNPFLHPPVHNIVI, from the coding sequence ATGGCTGAAACTGTTGATTCTTCAAGTGAATTAGATATTTTACCGATGCGTCCGAGTAGTCTAGATCCCAAACACTATCAAGAATTAGTCCGATCGAGTGGGATTGACTCTCACCTAGCGAGGCTAAATTTTATTTCTTTGAAAGGAATTGCTGCTTATGAGTATTTATTCATATCCGATCGCATTCCTCGCGCCAACACCGGACAAGTAAGCCAGTGGTGGCTGCGTCGATATACTCATTGCACTCAAGGCGGCTGGTGGTGTTCGGGACTCGATCCCCTGAATAATTGGCATGAGATGGAATGGGGTTGCTATAAGCCAAATTGCCCCAGACAAACAGAAGAAGATAAGTTAATTAAATACGAACATCCCCCCTGTACTCCGACGAGGATTTTTTGCCTGCGGGTGACCCTTGACATTTGGCGACAAATTGCCGATCGCTATCACTTTCCCATCCCGGAGAACATCGTCATTACAGAACAAGGAGAAGCAGTTGGTTTTTGGCAATGGGTAATCGAAAAAAATATCCCGATAATTATTTGCGAGGGAGCAAAAAAAGCCGCTACTCTTTTGAGTAATGGATATGCTGCTTTTGCCATACCGGGAATTACCAGTGGTTATCGCGTTACTAAAGATATTAAAGGCAGAGTAATTTGCCGAAACTTAATTCCAGAATTCGCAGTTTTTACCGAATCTTTGCGAACATTTTATATCTGTTTTGATTATGAAACTCAACCAAATAAAGTTAAGGCTGTTAATCACGCGATCGCGCAACTAGGGGAATTATTAGAAGAACAAAATTGCCCGGTAAAAGTAATTAGACTTCCCGGATTAGAAAAAGGTATTGATGATTTTATCGTTGCTCGAGGTAATCAAGCATTCGAGGTAGTTTATCAAGCTAGCCTCGACTTAGAAACTGACTTAGTGAAAACCAAACCCCACACGGAATTAACCTATACTCCAACACTAACATTCAACCGTCGTTATTTAGAAAAATTACCTTTTCCCGAATCTGGATTAGTTGGTGTCAAATCTGCGAAAGGAACTGGCAAAACTTCCGCACTTTTACCGTTAGTGGCAGAAGCCAAAAAACGCGATCGACCAGTTTTACTACTTACTCACCGCATCCAACTAGGACGTTTTTTATGTGAAAAAATCGGCATCAACTGGGGAATCAATCGCAGAGAAGCATTACCGATGCCCCATGCCCCGTGCCTTATACCCCAATCAATCGGTCTTTGCCTAGATTCGATTTGGAAGCTGAACCCCGAACAGTGGCAAGGTGCGATCGTAATTTTGGATGAAATCGAACAATCTTTGTGGCATCTCCTCAACAGCGATACCTGCCAAGAAAAACGCATCAAAATATTAAAAGTATTCCAGCAACTAATCACTACCGTCCTACAAACTGATGGTTTAGTAATAGCTCAAGATGCCGACTTATCAGATATTTCCCTAGATTATCTCAAAGGATTAGCCGGGATTGAAATCAATCCTTGGGTAACCGTAAATGAATGGAAGCCAGAAAACGGATGGGATGTTACCTTTTACGACACTCCCAACCCAACTTTACTAATTCATCAACTCGAACTCGATTTGATTGCCGGAAAAAAATGTTACGTTACTACCGATAGTCGTTCCGGACGTTATAGTTGTGAAACCATCGAAAGCTACATCAAACAACGTCTAGAACAGTTACTTAATAAATATCCAAAAACTTTAGTAGTCAGCAGCCAAACCACTACTACGCCCGATCGCGAAGCGATGAATTTTATTGAAAATATTAATACCAAATGTTCCAACTATGATGCAGTTTTTGTTACTCCCAGTCTCGGTACGGGAGTGAGTATTGACGTGAAACATTTTGACCGAGTTTACGGTATTTTCCAAGGAGTAATTCCCGACTCGGAAGCGCGACAAGCATTAGCCAGAGTACGTGCTAACGTGCCGCGAATTATTTGGTGTGCCAAGCGAGGAGTCGGGCTAATTGGTAGCGGGAGTAAAAATTATCGAGTGTTATCTTATTGGTATCAAGAAAACCATCAAGAAAATCTCGCTTTGCTAAGTCCATTTTATAAAGTTAACGTAGATTTACCTTTAGCTTACGATCCCATTCACCTGAGAACATGGGCTAAGTTAGCAGCGAGAGTCAATGCTTCTATTACTTTATATCGTCAATCGATGCTAGAAGGGTTGATTGCGGAAGGACATTTGGTAAATGCGATCGGTAATCATTTCCCGAAAGAACGCATCCGACAGCTAAGGATGGCATTTTTAGCGACGCCTGCTAATAATGGCGAACTCAGGAAAAAGTTGATTTTAGATATTTTTGAGTTGCAAAAAGAGTTCGATCGCAAAAATAAAAACTCTCAAGCAACCAAAGAGCAGATGAAGAAAATTCGCCGTCAAATGGAATTAAATTTGGCCGAAGCTGTGGCCAATGCTCCAGATATTAACGAAATAGAATACAAAAATTTATTAGCCAAACCATCCCCGAGCGATGAAGAGCGTAACAAACTGCACAAATATTTCCTAAAACAACGTTACGGAGTAGAAGTTACTCCTCAATTAAAGCTATTGGACGACCGGGGATATTACGATCGTTTATTGACTCATTATTATTTAATTCATGATGGTGAATATTTTCGGAATGAAGATTGGCATGAATGGAATAATAAATTAGAGATCGGCGATGGAAAAGTTTTTTTGCCCGACCTAAAAACTCACACCTTAAAAATAGAAGCATTATTAGCTTTAGGAATTCCTAATTTGCTCGATCCTCAACGTAAATTTACTGCAAATGATTCGGATTTGTTGGAGTTAAAGCAAAGAACCCTTTTATGCAGCAAGCATATCAAAAGAGCGCTGGGGATAAATATACCAATGGAAAAAAACGGAGAAGTCAGCCCTATTAAAATTCTCGGTTTACTTCTAAAATTATTAGCGTTAGATATCAAGCGGACTCAATTAGTAATAGCTAAAGGTATTCAACCGCTCGATGTTTATCAAATAAATCCCGAAACTTTGAATGATGGGAGAGATCGCATATTTGAATTTTGGCAGAGTCGGGATGCGATGAAAATAAAAAATCTTTTAGTTGCTTCTGCGATTAACTTATATCAGGAGCTTACGAAGATAAGCGAGGTGAAGCTAGAAAACTCTTGCTCTCATGTTCAACCTGACAGCGAAAAATATCGGATTCCAGTTGTCAATCCATTTCTCCATCCTCCCGTTCATAACATTGTTATATGA
- a CDS encoding GDP-mannose 4,6-dehydratase yields the protein MKTALICGISGQDGAYLAQLLLNKGYEVCGTSRDAQVSSFHNLERLGIRHQLKVESMALNDFRSVLQVINKVKPDEIYNLAGQTSVGLSFEQPVETMDSITVGTLNLLEAIRFTGANIKFYNAGSSECFGNTGEQAADETTPFRPRSPYAVAKAAAFWEVANYREAYNLFACSGILFNHDSPLRPKRFVTQKIVYSACAIAAGKPEKLYLGNISIQRDWGWAPEYVEAMYLMLRQDRPDDFAIATGETHKLEDFVAEVFACVNLDWREHVITDTSLFRPTDIAVSQGNPAKAKQVLGWEAKYKMKDIARMMVEAASGN from the coding sequence ATGAAGACAGCATTAATCTGCGGTATTTCTGGACAAGATGGCGCTTATTTGGCTCAATTGCTTTTAAATAAAGGATATGAAGTGTGTGGGACATCGCGGGATGCCCAAGTATCGAGTTTCCATAATTTAGAACGGTTGGGGATTCGCCACCAGCTAAAAGTAGAATCAATGGCGCTCAACGACTTCCGCAGCGTCTTACAAGTTATTAATAAAGTAAAACCCGATGAAATTTATAATCTGGCTGGACAAACTTCTGTAGGTTTATCTTTTGAACAGCCAGTGGAAACGATGGATAGCATTACCGTTGGAACTCTCAACCTGTTGGAAGCGATTCGGTTCACGGGTGCTAATATCAAGTTTTATAATGCCGGTTCTAGTGAGTGTTTTGGCAATACTGGCGAGCAAGCGGCGGATGAAACAACTCCTTTCCGTCCCCGGAGTCCTTATGCGGTAGCGAAGGCGGCGGCGTTTTGGGAAGTGGCGAACTACCGAGAAGCTTATAATTTATTTGCTTGTTCTGGTATTTTATTTAACCACGACTCGCCCCTTCGCCCGAAGCGTTTTGTCACGCAAAAAATCGTTTATAGTGCTTGTGCAATTGCCGCAGGTAAGCCGGAAAAACTTTACCTGGGAAATATTTCGATTCAACGGGACTGGGGATGGGCTCCTGAATACGTAGAAGCGATGTATCTTATGTTGCGACAAGATCGGCCTGATGATTTTGCGATCGCGACCGGAGAAACCCACAAATTAGAAGATTTCGTTGCAGAAGTGTTTGCTTGCGTTAATCTAGATTGGCGAGAACACGTAATTACCGATACTAGTTTGTTTCGTCCTACGGATATTGCCGTCAGCCAAGGTAACCCTGCTAAAGCAAAGCAAGTGCTTGGTTGGGAGGCTAAATACAAAATGAAAGATATCGCTCGCATGATGGTAGAAGCGGCTTCCGGCAATTGA
- a CDS encoding nucleoside hydrolase — translation MSKQLVLMDHDGGVDDFLSVMLLMTMESVQPIGIVVTPADCYIQAAVSATRKILDLMGGEEVPVAESTVRGINPFPRLYRRDSLIIDHLPILNEREIIKTPKVLESGENFMVRSLREAPTPVTLLVTGPLTTVAKAIDLAPDIETKIDKIVWMGGALKVPGNVERAIEPGHDGSAEWNAYWDAIAVERIWQTKIPIVLCSLDVTNNVPVTSQFVQRIGKQRRFPLSDLAGQCYALVIPQDYYFWDVLATAYLAHPEFYQLREWETAIVTSGVSQGRTKIETGGRAIAAMETVDKEKFYDYILQQWAR, via the coding sequence ATGTCTAAACAATTGGTATTGATGGATCATGATGGTGGAGTTGACGATTTTTTGTCGGTAATGCTGTTAATGACGATGGAATCGGTGCAACCGATCGGCATTGTGGTAACTCCGGCAGATTGTTATATTCAAGCGGCGGTAAGTGCAACGCGCAAAATTTTAGATTTGATGGGTGGCGAAGAAGTACCGGTGGCAGAAAGTACGGTGCGGGGAATCAATCCTTTTCCGCGATTGTATCGTCGAGATTCATTGATTATCGACCATCTGCCAATTTTGAATGAAAGGGAGATTATTAAAACACCAAAAGTATTGGAATCGGGTGAAAATTTTATGGTGCGATCGCTAAGAGAAGCACCAACACCTGTTACTTTACTCGTCACCGGCCCTTTGACTACGGTAGCAAAGGCGATCGATCTGGCTCCAGATATCGAAACAAAAATAGATAAAATTGTTTGGATGGGAGGTGCGCTGAAGGTTCCCGGCAATGTAGAACGTGCTATTGAACCGGGACATGACGGTTCGGCGGAATGGAATGCTTATTGGGATGCGATCGCGGTGGAGAGAATTTGGCAAACTAAAATACCGATCGTACTCTGTTCTTTAGATGTTACCAACAACGTACCGGTGACATCCCAATTCGTGCAAAGAATTGGGAAGCAGCGCCGTTTTCCCCTTTCCGATTTGGCGGGACAATGTTACGCCCTCGTGATTCCCCAAGATTATTATTTTTGGGATGTATTAGCGACAGCGTATCTGGCGCATCCTGAATTTTATCAATTGCGAGAATGGGAAACCGCGATCGTTACTAGCGGCGTCAGTCAGGGTCGCACTAAAATAGAAACGGGCGGACGCGCGATCGCGGCAATGGAAACCGTCGATAAAGAAAAATTTTATGACTATATTTTGCAACAATGGGCGCGTTAA
- a CDS encoding DUF4342 domain-containing protein, with protein sequence MYSESDPKDQVTVNQEPKTVYQTTPEMETTITEVMMGNEPEPKVSVEEFKISGDTLVSKFKELIHQGNIRRIIIKNEEGRTLIEIPMTIGVVGGVVGAAMFPVIAAIGAIGAVVAHLTIVVEKRE encoded by the coding sequence ATGTATTCTGAATCAGATCCTAAAGACCAAGTGACGGTAAATCAAGAACCAAAAACCGTATATCAAACTACTCCCGAAATGGAAACTACGATAACAGAAGTAATGATGGGAAACGAACCGGAACCAAAAGTTAGCGTGGAAGAGTTTAAGATTAGCGGCGATACCCTGGTATCTAAATTCAAAGAACTCATCCATCAAGGTAACATTCGCCGCATCATTATCAAAAACGAAGAAGGACGCACTTTAATCGAAATTCCGATGACAATTGGAGTAGTAGGAGGAGTCGTCGGCGCGGCAATGTTTCCCGTGATCGCTGCCATTGGTGCGATCGGTGCAGTTGTCGCTCATCTCACCATAGTAGTAGAAAAAAGGGAATAA
- a CDS encoding GNAT family N-acetyltransferase: MEYQTEFGKVANPEEAEKLGKILCQCFNLPASEWPIYRDRINLENFRAIRQSGEVAGGLAIYQMGQWFGGKSLPMAGIAAVGISPEYRGQKIAIELLSNTVRELYQQGIPISSLYPATQRLYRQAGYEQAGSRCYWEVPTQSIKLSERTLPLEKLTTIQPDIFLPIYRQQAIQNNGNLDRHPGIWQRIIEHKEDVVYAYIVGSPTQPEGYIIFSQKIEKNTSYLQIWDWVTLTPAAINRLWTFIGDHRSQIQYARWYAGKIDPRTLLLPEQTANIRNHELWFLRIVNLEKALNLRGYPNAIEAELHLAVKDSLIPENTGNFILQVSNGKGEVTKGGRGDLQLDIRSLAPLYSGLFTAAQLQLTGQIEGTEKSLSMATQLFASSHPWMKDMF, translated from the coding sequence ATGGAATATCAAACTGAATTTGGTAAAGTTGCCAATCCAGAAGAAGCAGAAAAATTAGGAAAAATTCTCTGCCAATGTTTTAATCTTCCTGCCAGTGAGTGGCCAATTTATCGCGATCGCATTAACTTAGAAAATTTTCGAGCGATCCGTCAAAGTGGAGAAGTGGCTGGTGGTTTAGCGATTTACCAAATGGGACAGTGGTTTGGTGGGAAATCTTTACCGATGGCGGGAATCGCCGCAGTTGGGATCTCTCCCGAATATCGAGGTCAAAAAATCGCGATCGAACTTTTAAGCAACACCGTTCGAGAACTTTATCAACAAGGCATACCAATTTCTAGCCTTTATCCCGCTACCCAACGGCTTTACCGCCAAGCTGGATACGAACAAGCGGGAAGTCGCTGTTATTGGGAAGTACCGACTCAGAGTATTAAATTAAGCGAGCGTACTTTACCTCTAGAAAAACTCACCACCATTCAACCCGATATTTTCCTACCAATTTATCGCCAACAAGCCATACAAAACAACGGAAATTTAGACCGTCATCCAGGAATTTGGCAGAGAATTATCGAACACAAAGAAGATGTAGTTTACGCCTATATTGTTGGTTCCCCAACTCAACCAGAAGGCTATATTATTTTCAGTCAAAAAATTGAAAAAAACACTTCATATTTGCAAATTTGGGATTGGGTAACTTTAACCCCAGCCGCCATCAATCGCTTATGGACATTTATCGGCGATCATCGTTCCCAAATTCAGTACGCTAGATGGTATGCCGGCAAAATCGATCCGCGAACTTTATTACTGCCAGAACAAACCGCCAACATCCGCAATCATGAATTGTGGTTTTTGCGAATCGTCAATCTAGAAAAAGCGCTGAATCTGCGCGGTTATCCGAATGCGATCGAAGCAGAGTTGCATTTGGCAGTAAAAGACAGCTTGATACCTGAAAATACTGGTAACTTTATCTTGCAAGTATCGAATGGAAAAGGAGAAGTTACCAAAGGTGGTAGAGGAGATTTACAACTTGATATTCGTTCTCTTGCCCCCCTCTATTCAGGTTTGTTTACTGCCGCACAATTGCAATTAACTGGTCAAATAGAAGGAACAGAAAAATCACTTTCTATGGCAACACAATTATTTGCTAGTTCTCATCCTTGGATGAAAGATATGTTTTGA
- a CDS encoding NAD-dependent epimerase/dehydratase family protein, giving the protein MRILIMGGTRFIGVYLTKILVEQGHEVVLFNRGKKPAPVEGIQQIHGDRTDASQIKEKLASENFDAIFDNNGRELSDTQPLADLFKGKVKHFVYMSSAGVYLKTDQLPHVEGDAIDPKSRHKGKHETEAYLQEQGLPFTSIRPTYIYGPQNYNDVEAWFFDRIARDRPVPIPGNGLHITQLGHCKDLAKAMAAVLGNENAIGQIYNISGERYVTFDGLARACATAVGKSADIEIVHYDPKKFDFGKRKAFPFRLQHFFASIDKAKTELNWHPEYNLVDGLIDSLVNDYLPSGRGEAEVDFSVDDEILKAVQS; this is encoded by the coding sequence ATGCGAATCTTAATCATGGGTGGCACCCGGTTTATCGGGGTTTATTTAACGAAAATTTTGGTCGAACAAGGTCACGAAGTTGTATTGTTTAATCGCGGTAAAAAGCCAGCACCAGTTGAAGGGATTCAACAAATTCATGGCGATCGCACTGACGCTTCGCAAATCAAAGAAAAGCTAGCTTCGGAAAATTTTGATGCCATCTTTGATAATAACGGTCGCGAATTAAGCGATACTCAACCTTTGGCGGATCTTTTTAAAGGCAAAGTGAAACATTTTGTCTATATGAGTTCGGCGGGAGTTTATCTGAAAACCGACCAATTACCGCACGTTGAAGGGGATGCAATTGACCCGAAAAGTCGCCACAAAGGTAAGCACGAAACGGAAGCTTACTTGCAAGAACAAGGATTGCCTTTTACTTCCATTCGTCCGACTTATATTTACGGGCCGCAGAATTATAATGATGTGGAAGCATGGTTTTTCGATCGCATCGCACGCGATCGACCTGTCCCGATCCCTGGTAACGGATTACACATCACCCAACTCGGTCACTGCAAAGACTTAGCCAAGGCGATGGCGGCGGTGTTGGGCAATGAAAATGCGATCGGGCAGATATACAATATTTCCGGAGAACGGTACGTCACCTTTGATGGACTTGCACGCGCTTGTGCAACAGCAGTTGGCAAGTCGGCTGATATAGAAATCGTGCATTACGACCCTAAAAAGTTTGATTTCGGCAAGCGTAAGGCATTTCCTTTTAGGCTTCAGCACTTTTTTGCTTCCATAGACAAAGCGAAAACCGAACTAAATTGGCATCCAGAATACAACCTTGTCGATGGATTGATCGATTCGTTAGTAAATGATTACCTCCCTTCCGGTCGAGGTGAAGCAGAAGTAGATTTCTCGGTAGATGATGAAATTCTCAAAGCAGTGCAAAGTTAA
- a CDS encoding class II aldolase/adducin family protein: protein MSKLEFPSPPTFDRVDDERCYRQQRLVAAFRLFARYGFDEGVAGHITVRDPELLDHFWVNPFGMYFGSIRVSDLLLVNDRGEVVKGNRPVNAAAFAIHSQIHQARPNVNAAAHAHSLYGKTWSTLGRLLDPITQDACAFYDDHALFDDYTGVVLETGEGKRIATSLGQKKAIILRNHGLLTVGKSVDEAVWWFIAMDRCCHAQLMAEAVGKPFLIDPDTARLTHSQVGSSLLGWFSFQSLYEMIVRQEPDLLE, encoded by the coding sequence ATGTCAAAACTAGAATTCCCATCACCGCCTACATTCGATCGTGTAGACGATGAGCGTTGTTATCGCCAACAGCGATTGGTTGCGGCATTTCGCTTGTTCGCTCGCTACGGATTTGATGAAGGTGTAGCCGGACACATAACAGTCCGCGACCCGGAATTGCTCGACCACTTTTGGGTGAATCCATTCGGAATGTATTTTGGTAGCATTCGAGTATCAGACCTCTTATTAGTCAACGATCGGGGTGAAGTTGTCAAAGGCAACAGACCTGTCAACGCCGCTGCTTTCGCCATTCATTCCCAAATTCACCAAGCTAGACCCAACGTAAATGCAGCAGCCCACGCCCATTCTCTTTATGGCAAAACCTGGTCAACGCTAGGAAGATTGCTTGACCCGATTACCCAGGATGCTTGTGCTTTTTATGACGACCATGCTTTATTTGATGACTACACGGGAGTAGTCCTAGAAACTGGAGAAGGTAAGCGCATCGCGACTAGCCTGGGACAAAAAAAAGCAATTATCCTACGCAATCACGGCTTACTAACTGTGGGAAAATCTGTTGATGAAGCAGTATGGTGGTTTATCGCAATGGATCGCTGTTGCCATGCTCAACTAATGGCTGAAGCAGTCGGAAAACCATTTTTAATTGACCCTGATACTGCCCGTTTAACTCATAGCCAAGTGGGATCGTCTTTACTCGGTTGGTTTAGTTTCCAGTCCTTGTACGAGATGATCGTGCGTCAGGAACCGGATTTACTCGAATAA
- the surE gene encoding 5'/3'-nucleotidase SurE, with protein sequence MLSTAVIQINQPSNRQRCLYILLDRKSMTLILTNDDGIDAPGIRALQKAVSGNAIVVAPKDHLSGCGHQVTTTRAIHVERRAETAYAVGGTPADCTRLAITHLCQNVKWVLSGINAGGNLGVDAYISGTVAAVREAAMHGIPGIAVSHYRKGKLNVDWDTAARWTAKVLNDLFNQPLERGSFWNVNLPHLLPGEPDPEVVFCQPCTQPLPVNYRVEGDEYYYHGEYAKRDRTPGSDVDVCFSGKIAVTQLKL encoded by the coding sequence GTGCTGTCAACGGCAGTCATACAAATCAACCAACCCAGCAATAGGCAGCGCTGTCTTTATATATTACTCGATCGCAAATCTATGACTCTAATTCTCACCAACGACGACGGCATCGACGCCCCAGGTATCCGCGCATTGCAAAAAGCTGTCAGCGGTAACGCGATTGTTGTCGCGCCGAAAGACCATTTATCGGGATGCGGTCATCAAGTTACTACCACTCGCGCCATTCACGTAGAACGTCGCGCTGAAACCGCTTATGCTGTTGGTGGTACTCCGGCTGATTGCACGCGCCTTGCCATTACACATCTTTGCCAAAATGTCAAATGGGTACTTTCGGGCATCAATGCTGGCGGCAATTTGGGTGTTGATGCTTACATTTCGGGTACGGTGGCAGCGGTGCGAGAAGCAGCAATGCACGGAATTCCGGGAATTGCGGTTTCTCATTATCGCAAAGGTAAGTTAAATGTGGATTGGGATACAGCTGCTAGGTGGACGGCGAAAGTATTAAATGATTTGTTTAATCAACCGCTTGAACGGGGTAGTTTCTGGAATGTAAATTTACCCCATCTTTTACCGGGAGAACCAGATCCGGAAGTGGTATTTTGCCAACCTTGTACGCAACCTTTACCCGTGAATTATCGAGTTGAAGGTGATGAATATTACTATCACGGCGAGTATGCAAAACGCGATCGCACTCCCGGTAGCGATGTCGATGTCTGCTTCTCCGGTAAAATCGCCGTAACTCAGCTAAAGCTGTAG